Within Candidatus Methylomirabilota bacterium, the genomic segment TTTCTCACTAGTATTCCGCGCTGGTGCGGCACTTCCGCTAGGGGGGCAGGCCCCCCTTCGGCGCTCGGCGTTCGCCTCGCTGAGCACCCCCCAGGCGTAGGGGAGCCTCTCCCCTACAACCCCTCAGTGCCCCCGGCGGAAACCCTGGGGTGCTTAGGAGGAGTGAGTTGGAGGGGCACTAGTGCGATCCGCCCAACAGGGAGGACGAAGCCGGAGGGGTGACGGGCGTCGTAAAGGTAAAGGTGCTTCCCCGATCCTCACCCTCGCTCTCCACCCAGATCTCGCCCCCCTGAAGCTCCACGAGCCGTTTGGCTAGGGAGAGACCAAGACCGACTCCAGGGATCCGGCGGGCGACAGCATTCTCCCCTCGTCCAAAGGGGTCAAAGATCCGCCCCCGATCCTCCGGGCGGATTCCAATGCCGTTATCCTTCACAGAGACGGCAACGGTATCGGAATCCTTAACGCGGGCTGCCATGACGACCTCGCCTCCTTCGGGCGTGAACTTGATTGCATTAGAGACCACATTAAGGAGGATCTGTCTGAATTGGTGGAGATCACCCCGGATTGGCGGGAGTCCTGACTCTCCGTCGACCACGAACCTGATTCCGTGTTGTGTCGCTTGAGGAGCCATGAGGGCACCCACCTCCTCCATAACAACGAGGGGACTAAACTCGTCGAAGAAGACAGTCCTTCGACCGGCATCGACGGCGGCGAGTTCCAGCAGGTCATTGGCCAACTTCAAGATTTGCTGGGCACTGCCATAGATATTTTGCAGATATTGCTGCTGGCGTGCGGTGAGGGGGCCAACTCGCTTATCCTGGAGAAGCTCGGCGTACCCCAGAATCCCCGTGAGCGGTGTCCTGACTTCCTGGGAAAGTTGGGAGAGGAACTTGTTCTTGTGGTTATTGACCTCGAGGAGCTGTTGGTTCTTCTGGACCAGCTGATCATGGAGCCGGGCGTTTTCCAATGCCGTGGCCGCATGATTCGCAATCGCGGAGAGGAGGGCAAGATCTGCCTCCCCAAAGGGGGTTCGGTCGATCCGGTTAATCAGCTGAATCACCCCGAGAACCCTGTCTGCGGTCTTCACCGGCACGCAAAGCATCGAACGAGTCACGAAGCCGGTCATGGCATCAACCCTGGATGAAAAAAGCGGATGCTTCCTGACGTCGGGGAGTACGAGCGCTTCACCGGTAGAGGCAACCCAGCCGGCGATCCCCTCTTCCGCCGCGATGCGCAGCCCCTGGAGCAACTCACGCCCCTCCCCCAGGACCACCGCGAAGGTCAGCTCTCCTGTCTCCTCCCGGAGGAGGAGGGAGCCGGCCTCAACCTTC encodes:
- a CDS encoding ATP-binding protein, coding for MEILIVDNDELILEGVGDALGEEGFRVSKARNGLEALEQARVSTPDLIVTDLIMPVMDGRQLCRHVREDPQLSNIPIVMVTATMAEGLASFQDLQELGANAYIAKGRMDGMIADLLEVLRRFETDGVEPGSPVVIGLQEQRPPVLARELLSIKRHLDTLLAAIGEAVIEFNKSHQVVYVNPAGVHLLGRSETELVGISIFSIFGDPIPEAVRRMEQSGGREEFEFPHSGRILKVTMTGLVDEDEAAGAVMILQDISPVHQRLHELSVLNQVTSAFTSTLDFPVLLKLVMEQVGELMKVEAGSLLLREETGELTFAVVLGEGRELLQGLRIAAEEGIAGWVASTGEALVLPDVRKHPLFSSRVDAMTGFVTRSMLCVPVKTADRVLGVIQLINRIDRTPFGEADLALLSAIANHAATALENARLHDQLVQKNQQLLEVNNHKNKFLSQLSQEVRTPLTGILGYAELLQDKRVGPLTARQQQYLQNIYGSAQQILKLANDLLELAAVDAGRRTVFFDEFSPLVVMEEVGALMAPQATQHGIRFVVDGESGLPPIRGDLHQFRQILLNVVSNAIKFTPEGGEVVMAARVKDSDTVAVSVKDNGIGIRPEDRGRIFDPFGRGENAVARRIPGVGLGLSLAKRLVELQGGEIWVESEGEDRGSTFTFTTPVTPPASSSLLGGSH